Proteins from a genomic interval of Candidatus Woesearchaeota archaeon:
- a CDS encoding DUF483 domain-containing protein — MNLYKRMEWQSLKKIERAQLLLVIEGLKRGAIIEGNWTYFMDILAQTGLSYVLDTSEYSLYPVVKVTQPETLEEFNRGCLTLSAKTTVAEYNRILGWLLNYPECCTQEFVKEKTHEQKEAKRKGQCHLSYKFGQELDAKIKAEGNYPDIFDYRPATFTPCGIECPEATKVLTSWKEAIDALDPEAGRELVYYNRLSLPQRLAHKEYLHQERQRRGLECRLQLLRESVL; from the coding sequence ATGAATCTATACAAACGTATGGAATGGCAGTCATTGAAAAAAATTGAGAGAGCACAACTCCTACTCGTCATTGAAGGACTAAAGAGAGGTGCTATTATTGAGGGGAATTGGACATATTTTATGGATATTCTTGCCCAAACAGGTCTCAGTTACGTGCTAGATACCAGCGAGTATAGTTTGTATCCAGTCGTTAAGGTAACACAGCCAGAAACTTTGGAAGAATTCAATAGGGGGTGTTTGACTCTTTCTGCAAAGACAACCGTGGCTGAATATAATCGAATTTTAGGATGGCTGCTGAATTATCCTGAATGTTGTACTCAAGAATTTGTGAAAGAAAAAACTCATGAACAAAAAGAGGCTAAAAGAAAAGGGCAGTGTCATTTGAGTTATAAATTCGGTCAAGAGCTTGACGCCAAGATTAAAGCTGAAGGAAATTATCCAGATATTTTTGATTATCGACCAGCAACCTTTACACCGTGCGGAATAGAATGTCCTGAAGCGACAAAAGTTTTAACTTCATGGAAAGAAGCAATTGATGCTCTTGATCCTGAAGCTGGCAGAGAATTAGTTTATTATAATAGACTTAGTCTTCCTCAACGATTAGCACACAAAGAGTATTTACACCAAGAAAGACAGCGAAGAGGTTTGGAGTGTCGATTACAATTACTAAGAGAAAGTGTCCTTTAA
- a CDS encoding ribosome biogenesis protein, with the protein MVNVIRKCFQCGTYSLRERCACGEETKNPKPMKYSPDDSYASYRRKAKEAERKAQGLV; encoded by the coding sequence ATGGTTAATGTTATTCGAAAGTGTTTTCAATGCGGAACGTATTCTTTGAGAGAACGTTGTGCATGTGGTGAGGAAACAAAGAATCCAAAACCCATGAAATACAGTCCTGACGATTCCTATGCAAGCTATCGAAGAAAAGCAAAAGAAGCAGAGAGAAAAGCCCAGGGATTAGTTTAA
- a CDS encoding translation initiation factor IF-2 subunit alpha translates to MLLRKTGFPEESELIMCTVTSVQHHSVFVNLDEYELQGMIHISEVSPGRIRNIRDFVKEGKVIICKVLRINRERGHIDLSLRRVTEIQRRAKVNEIKQEQLAEKILEQVAKKHRQDLPALYRKITTGLKAEYLGLYPYFEAVLHTPSLLTKLDLGKDISHDLLTLIQQRIKLPQVTIKGVFKIGSYAANGVSTVQEVLLKAEAVNPKHITLRYLGAGAYEMMIIAADYKAAETMLKKAVDASLGYLKKEGGFGEFVRAD, encoded by the coding sequence ATGCTGTTACGTAAAACTGGTTTTCCTGAGGAATCTGAACTGATCATGTGTACGGTTACTTCTGTCCAGCACCATAGCGTGTTTGTCAACCTCGATGAATATGAACTTCAAGGTATGATCCATATTTCTGAGGTAAGTCCGGGAAGGATTCGAAACATCCGTGATTTTGTCAAAGAAGGCAAAGTAATCATCTGCAAAGTTCTCCGTATTAATCGAGAGCGAGGTCATATTGATCTCTCGTTGCGTCGAGTAACTGAGATTCAACGCAGAGCAAAGGTCAATGAGATCAAACAAGAACAGCTTGCAGAAAAGATCCTTGAACAGGTTGCTAAGAAACATCGTCAAGATCTTCCAGCTCTCTATAGGAAGATAACAACAGGACTGAAGGCAGAGTACCTTGGACTTTATCCTTATTTTGAGGCAGTTCTTCATACTCCATCCTTACTTACTAAACTTGATCTCGGTAAAGATATATCACATGATCTTTTGACCTTAATTCAACAGCGTATAAAGCTCCCGCAAGTTACCATCAAAGGTGTGTTCAAGATCGGCTCGTACGCAGCAAATGGAGTAAGTACCGTACAAGAGGTGCTTCTCAAAGCAGAAGCAGTTAATCCCAAACACATCACGCTTCGTTATCTTGGTGCCGGTGCTTATGAAATGATGATCATTGCAGCAGATTATAAAGCTGCAGAAACAATGCTCAAAAAAGCAGTTGATGCTTCATTAGGCTATCTCAAAAAAGAGGGTGGATTCGGCGAATTTGTTCGTGCTGATTAA
- a CDS encoding 30S ribosomal protein S27e, translated as MATVKEPVSKFIKVRCPKCKNEQITFGKVSTKVACLVCGKGLVDSTGGKSKIKARILEILD; from the coding sequence ATGGCAACAGTAAAAGAACCCGTCTCAAAGTTCATCAAAGTTCGTTGTCCTAAATGCAAGAATGAACAGATCACCTTTGGAAAGGTAAGCACAAAGGTAGCATGTCTTGTCTGTGGCAAGGGATTAGTCGATTCAACTGGTGGAAAGTCAAAAATTAAAGCAAGAATTTTAGAGATTTTAGATTAA
- a CDS encoding 50S ribosomal protein L44e, which translates to MKIPKTIQRLCPYCKKHTEHKVFQNKKRAASSLTYGSKFRARKRGKARGFGNLGRYSKPAVTKFKRTGKKVTKKTDLRYQCAVCKKIHVQRMGLRAKRVELI; encoded by the coding sequence ATGAAGATTCCAAAAACAATACAACGATTATGTCCTTATTGTAAGAAACATACTGAACACAAGGTATTTCAGAACAAAAAAAGAGCAGCAAGTTCCTTAACCTATGGTTCAAAATTTCGTGCACGAAAAAGAGGAAAAGCTCGTGGATTTGGAAATCTAGGAAGATATTCTAAACCCGCAGTCACGAAATTCAAGCGTACAGGAAAAAAAGTTACGAAAAAGACTGATCTTCGTTATCAATGCGCTGTTTGTAAAAAAATTCATGTCCAGCGTATGGGTCTACGAGCAAAAAGGGTAGAACTGATTTAA